AgtttttcatttggaaaactggTATAAAAGCCACAATAGAGACGCCAAAAAATTACAGTCGTTAACGtttcaaaacacaaaatgtTCAAGTTCACTCTCGCTATTTTGGCCGCCGTCCTTTTGGTCGCCCCTGCCTTCGCCGAGGTCTACACTCGTTGCTCCTTGGCCAAGGAGATGTACAAATTGGGTGTACCCAAGGATCAATTGGCACGTTGGACTTGCATTGCCCAACATGAATCCTCCTACAACACCAAGGCTGTTGGCTCCTTGAACTCCAATGGCTCTCGCGACTATGGTATCTTCCAGATCAACAACTACTACTGGTGCTCTCCTCCCTCTGGTGCCTTCTCCTACGATGAGTGCAAGATCAAGTGTGAAGATTTCTTGGTTGACAGCATTGAACCCGCCGTCAAGTGCGCCCAATTGGTGTTGAAACAACAAGGCTGGACTGCCTGGTCCACCTGGAAGTACTGTGATGGTACCTTGCCCAGCATTGATGACTGCTTCTAAATTGGTTTTTGATTAATAAATATACATAAAGTTTAATTTGTCTAaggtgtttttagttttttaaactCCATTTCATAAGGGAAGACTGTGGGGTATAGATAAGCATATACGCCTATTTTCCTGAATCCCAGTCTTAGTATCGATTCTTTTACGGTGCTGATTTCCCACCACCAGCTGCTGACGATATTTAGAAGTATTTAATCATTTTAAAACTTATCTACAACAGAGTTGGTATTCTTCCGCAGTTCTCTAAAATCTACGGTCAAAAACCAATAACTTCACATCTGGCGGGAAGTTTTTACTTCTGTTAAAAGGCGATTGCATACCAGGATCAAATCTATGTTATGAAAATTTAGAAGTAGGTTTCGACACAGTGAAACCTTTTAGGAAAATTGCTGAAAGTTT
The genomic region above belongs to Stomoxys calcitrans chromosome 5, idStoCalc2.1, whole genome shotgun sequence and contains:
- the LOC106091214 gene encoding lysozyme 2-like, whose product is MFKFTLAILAAVLLVAPAFAEVYTRCSLAKEMYKLGVPKDQLARWTCIAQHESSYNTKAVGSLNSNGSRDYGIFQINNYYWCSPPSGAFSYDECKIKCEDFLVDSIEPAVKCAQLVLKQQGWTAWSTWKYCDGTLPSIDDCF